A DNA window from Candidatus Ancaeobacter aquaticus contains the following coding sequences:
- the hemC gene encoding hydroxymethylbilane synthase, translating into MRLRVGTRPSRLAIAQVEEVRSFFPGLIFNVMQIATKGDKDKVSSLTVRENTDFFTYELEQALLHDQIDIAIHSAKDLDENMPNSLSIALMTPSISCFDCLVARGGYTLDTLPSGAVLGTSSVNRNESIKRYRNDLDVKDIRGNIDQRVEKLDRGEYDAVIVAHAALLRLGLEKRISQIIPLNVITPHPLQGALAVQIKEDNVRLKNILNNSMYMQKVVS; encoded by the coding sequence ATGCGTTTACGGGTAGGCACAAGACCAAGTAGATTGGCAATCGCTCAGGTAGAAGAAGTTAGGTCGTTTTTTCCTGGGTTGATATTTAATGTCATGCAAATAGCAACAAAGGGAGATAAGGATAAGGTATCGTCCTTAACGGTGCGTGAAAACACCGATTTCTTTACCTACGAACTTGAGCAGGCATTGTTGCATGACCAAATAGATATAGCTATTCATAGCGCGAAGGATTTAGATGAGAATATGCCAAATTCACTTAGTATTGCTCTTATGACACCATCAATCAGTTGTTTTGACTGTCTTGTTGCAAGAGGCGGTTATACATTAGACACACTTCCTTCTGGTGCTGTTTTGGGAACAAGCAGTGTAAACCGTAATGAAAGTATAAAGAGATATCGTAACGATCTAGATGTAAAAGATATTCGCGGGAATATTGACCAAAGGGTTGAAAAACTGGATAGGGGTGAGTACGATGCTGTAATTGTTGCTCACGCGGCGCTTTTGCGTTTGGGGCTTGAAAAAAGGATTTCACAAATAATACCACTTAATGTTATTACCCCGCATCCTTTACAGGGGGCGCTTGCCGTGCAGATAAAAGAAGATAATGTCAGGCTAAAGAATATTCTAAATAACAGTATGTATATGCAGAAAGTAGTATCGTGA